A stretch of DNA from Arachis hypogaea cultivar Tifrunner chromosome 19, arahy.Tifrunner.gnm2.J5K5, whole genome shotgun sequence:
TGTTCTATTAGTATACGTTGATGACATTATACTTGCTGGTCCCAATGCAAGTATCTTGGAGGAAACAAAGCTTCAAATCAAGGATAAATTTAAGTTGAAGGATATGGGACCGTTAAAGTACTTTCTTGTTAAAGTACTTTCTTGGCCTTGAGATTGCACGCTTAAAGGAAGGTATCTTTCTCTCACAACGGAAATACACACTTTTCCTCCTTGAAGACACTGGCACCTTGGCCTTCAAACCTGTAAAAGTTTCCATGGACCCTGCTGTGAAGCTCAACAGTGAGGAGGGCGAGTTATTGTCAAATATTACTCAATATAGAAGGTTGATTGGAAGGTTGTTGTACCTAACATTGTCTCGACCAGACATTACATATGCTGTAAATAAACTTAGTCAATTCGTGTCAAAGCCTCGAGTACCTCATCTTCAATCAGTACATCATCTCTTACACTACCTCAAAGACACGCCAGGACAGGGTCTGTACTTTGCAGCAGCATCCCCTTTGTTATTAAGAGCTTATGCTGATGCTGATTGGGCTTTATGTGTGGATGCTAGGAGGTCAATTACAGGTTATTGCGTGTTTTTTGGAGACTCTTTAGTGTCTTGGAAGTCTGTCAAGCAAAGTACAGTTTTGAGATCGTCAGCAGAATCAGAATACAGAGCATTAGCAGCTGTAGCTAGTGAAGTAACTTGGATGAGAGGACTTCTCAAAGACTTTCACATAAACATAGGGTCTTTCAGCAGTGTACTGTGACAGCCAAGCAGCGATTCATATTGAATCTAACCCCACTTTTCATGAGCGCACAAAGCACATAGAGGTGGATTGCCACTTTGCTAGGCAAAAAGTACAAGAAGGGACAATAAAGCTAGTTCATGTGAGGACACAACATCAATTAGCAGACATATTAACAAAGCCTCTACCAAGGATAAAATTCCATGAGTTGTTGTCCAAGATGGGAGTTAGAAACATCTACCTTCCATCTTGAGAGGGAATATTAAAGGATAAAGTTTTTTGGTTAATGATAATTTTTAGCTTATTGTTTGTTAAATTAGATAAATAGAATATAGTTAGTTATGATTTGCTATTGTAAGTCAATTGAGTGCTTTTACTGGTGATACCAGTTATTACATATATAAACACCAAGTTGATGTTAATAATAATCACTTTTcatttctttcaataattttttatgttaatttaaattatataggaTGAGTGTTTATGAACAGATAATGATATTGAATATGAAGGATTCGAAAAGATTATAAGTCAACTACCAGGAAtggatttataaattttaatatagagGGGccaaattttaaatgaatttttttattctttattatattttttatttcataaaaacAATTAACATATAATTATTCTGGTATTTATGGAGGGAGACAAAGAAAAGTTCACCATGAAATGTGGCGAACTCTATAACATACGATATAAAAGTTTGCTGGAGAGTGCGGCAAACTGCATAAAATTCATAAAGTTTTTCGGGTAAGGCAAACCGGCCAAAATACTAAAGAAAAAATGTATTCCAAAAGATAaagtctttaatattttttaaaaaaaatatttttttaatttataatagaaaaaatttataacaattaatattgttaataataacaatattttattaatttaattattaaatatatttaaaaattgacatatttttaattatttatgtacttatttaactattttttattgatctttaaatatttataatagtatttttgatattttagtgTTTATACTCGTAGATaaattaaaatgactaaaaaagACGAATAAGGAGTAGTTCTATGACTATAAGGAGATTCTCATTGTGTAAAGCTTATGTAGTGCGAATGGATCTTGGGTATTTTCttggcttttttatttaaataaattaatagaagAATCAAATTATTCGGTTTCTCTAAATGGATTTTAAAAATGTGATTCCCCTGAATTACATACTATATAAATCGTCCTAAACTTTTgtgttttaaataatatatgaattatGTTACTTTGGGACTATTTATGCATGAAATGCAATGCTCAAAAACACATAAATCGTTCCAGGCctttgtgttttacaaaatgtaTATAAATCGTCCTAGGCTACCATgagttacattttttttttattttaaagctcATTGCCCTAACACGATTTATGTGTAACTAGTTACCCCTCAAGACCCTATGACGATTTATGTATTATTATGGTAAGGCACATTAGGCTGGGACGATTTACATTTAAAAACACAAAGCTCATGACTATGGAATAATTTATGTGCTAAAAGAGGTTATAAATAAAGGAAAACCATGAATATCGATCCATAGTGAAGTTGAGAGTTTTAGGAAAATGGCTGAGAATGTGTTTTTGTAGTTCATTACCagaaaaaaattgatgaaaaagtAAGGGTATAACGTTCAATAATAAAAAGTAGGTAAGAGTGTTAGTAAATCCTTCAACGAATTTAGAGGATTTACGAAATAGTATATTATAGAAgtaaataaaattacaataaaaagtaaataaaattcatatgaataaaattaaataaaaaaataagaaattttatacacaacataaatatagtacaataaaatatacaaaaaaaataaaaatatcataaaaattaataaaaataaaaatttatataacaatatttgtcatataaataaaaaaatacaataaaaataaataaaaaattatataaacaaaatcaaataaaataaaaaaaatttcataaaaaatatacatataaaaaatagtataataaataattaaaaaaatagtatgtACTCTAAAAATATAAGATcagaatactaaaaaaataatataaaaaatataagatcATATTGTATTTTTATGtacatgataaatattttttatattattttttagtatgcTGATCTTATATTTTAGAGTACGTATTACTTCTTAGTTCATAtgagttttttttatcatttactaaactattttttatatgtatattttttatgaattttatttgattttattcatatgatttttatttatttttattgtattttttattcatatgacaaatattgttgtataaattcttatttttatgatatttttattttttttgtttatataattttttttatcttttattgtactatatttatgttgtatataattttttttatttagttttattcatatgaattttatttactttttatcgTAATTTTATTTACTTCTATAATATATTATTTCGTAAATCCTCTAAACTCGTTGAAGGATTTACGAACACTCTGACCTACTTTTAATTACTAAACGTTACACTCTTactttttcatcaatttttctctGGTAATGAACTACAAAAACACATTCTCAGCCATCTTCCTAAAACTCTCAACTTAACTATGGATCGATATTCATGGTTCTCCTTTATTTATAACCTCTTTTAGCACATAAATTATTTCATAGTCATGAACTTGTGTTTTTTAATGTAAATGGTCCCAGCCTAATGTGCCTTACCATAGTAATACATAAATCGTGCTAGGGTCTTGAGGGGTGACTAGTTACACATAAATCGTGCTAGGACAATGAGCTTTAGGATAAAAAAATGTAACTCATGGTGACCTAGGACGATTTATATACATTTTGTTAAACACAAAGGCTCGGGACGATTTATGTATTTTTGAGCATTGCATTTCATGTATAAATCGTCCCAGGGTAAcatgatttatatattatttaaaacacaaaagtttaggacgatttatatattatatgatttAGGAAAATCACGTTTTTAAAATCCATTTAGGAGAATCGAGTAATTTGGTTCTTctcttaatttatttaaataaaaaagcctaTTTTCTTCGTAATTaagtgaaaaaaattattttcatgaaactaatttatttaattgagaATTTATTTCTTATCCATTGTTATTTTAGAAcattaaaatttaacatttagTATCATttaaagaattataaaaaaaataattttctatcaTAAACTAACAAAAGTAAACATTATTagcaaaaaggaaaaagaaaagaagtaaaagtacaatatttatttagttgtttttggGCCGTATTTAGAAGGAAAATTGAGATTGAGAGTCAGAGATTAAGTGACTAAGACTGAATAAAGTCTCTATAGTATATTTGATGTAAAGTGTATAAGATTGAGTTATATCTTAATATCCTATttggtttaaaataaatataaagatgaaataagaatatttactaaaatactgttagttattaaaaaaaatattgttaaattttCAGTCTCTCATAAATTTTAGtcctttatatttttattttttagaggtAATGAAGGGACTAAAATTTTGTATTCTAAGACTAAAATTTTAGCCCCAATCTCTAGccaccaaacacaatactaagGACCCGTTTGGGAAGTTTTGaaagtaatttttttgagtttttaacttatgaaaaataatagtattaatgtctagtgcaattttcaaaactaaattacAACTTTTTAAGAAGCTATTTACGAGTTTAATTAAACTGTTTACCCAAACTGAACAATCTCAATCTTTGTTCTAGTTCGAGTATCTGAAAATAAACATTACCTTAGatactaaaatataaacaaaCATTATTGTGTTTATAAAATATGAAACAATTAAATATtgtatttgattaaaaaataatttattacagatagaattagataaaaaaattttagagtaCTAGTACGAttagaattaaaaaattcttaactcgcaaataaaataaagttaaattttagaaataatttaaatacaggGACAATTAAAGTAAAGTCTAAATCCTTCTCTATCCAATACATTACTAatcctaaatttattatttaagactTAGTTTaaaattgtaattattattagttattttttgaaatttatggtACTGTTAACTaattatgtaaatttttatttataaaaatatatttaaaaaagccTTAAAAAAACTTGTAGTATCTCTTAGAAATAATTTTTTGGTAAACCTTCATTAGAGATTTATATTACTATGAAGTTGTTATTAAACACAAAAACGTCTTGAACAAAActctcaaaaacaaaaaataaataaggtATTCAAATTTTTACATATAATCACTcaaaatgtgttttttttttttctgggcaAAACTAAAATCCTAATAAAAACataagaatataaatatataatagaaaagtatagaaaaacaatGAATTTAGTGAacaatagaattaaaaaaaattaaaataagatgataattaatttaagtaatttctaataattttgaattttgaatttaaaaaaagtaAAGATTTACAGATAGTGCAGTTACGTATACGGTAACCTCTCTTCTTCGCATGTGATTTTTGTTTTGTAGAACCTTCCCCTTGTCCATTCTCTTCCCATCTCTCCGGTCCGACGCTGCCAAAAACACTAGCCGCCGCCCAAAACACCAGCCAACGCGGCCCATCTTTCCACGAACGTCTGAGCAAGCATCCCCTTCGCACACATTGCGTCCCTCGTGCAGCCCGCCAACGCGCCGTTCATGCGCCGCCCTTCCTCCCACCGATTcgactcctcctcctcttccatcTTTGGCTGCTGCGCGTTCGGGTTCGAAGCTCACATAGTAGATTTGCAACCTCACCTAGCCGAAGTTGTTGTTGCGTGGCTGTTCCGTCGCCAGATCTCTTCCCCTGTCTCCATGCGTCGACATCGACCCTCTCCACCCCGCAAATGTGAtgcatgttcaattcattaggtatgtagatggttattttaattcttaattagatggttattttatttgattcagtttaagtatatacaattaacagatgttggatggttattttaataggtagccggatgattattttaataactacgtGGATGGTTGTTTGATAACAATCCCGCAATGGTGATGGAAGAGGGGGCTACAGGGGATGGACGATGATGGCCAGTGAAAAAACTTCTAACAACCAGAGAGGTGGGATGATTGATGAGAATGGAGTGACAGACGGTTGGGGGAAGAggatctttggatgaattctTTTGATAAATTAGAATTGGGATgataacttttttaaaataactgtttggtttctttttttttttttgtattgagTCAAATTTAAAACCCATTGTTTACATTGTTAAAATTTCTCTTTATCTCCCTAACGAAGTTGACATCCAATAGATCACACTTGcctaacaaaacaaaaataaacccAATAGGCTAAACAAAGTAACTGCGCATCCTAACATGTAAACCCCGTTACAGTGTATCTGTTCAGGCTTTCACCCAAGCCAGCCTTTCCACAAGTCATGGTCACAAGCTCTGATTGCTAAAGAAAGAGCGGAAGCACGTGTCCACAAACAATAGCACCAGGGAGAATCTCAGTACCCAACATCTGTCTCGTAGTGTGACCCAATTTTCTTTtgttggagaaaaaaaaaaagaaagaaaagaaaaaccaaagaaaaaagaataggGGAAACAACACAGCCGAAATGGCCACGACACATCTGAGGCTGGCACGCTGCAACAACAGAGGAGGTTCTGTCCACTCAAACTCCGCACCACGAGAGCGCACACCCTTCTTCACCAACCAATCAGCCACCGTGTTAGCCTCTCACCGAACAACATTGAAGTGCACAGAATAGCCACAAATTCTTTGGGAAGTCAAATTATTTCTTTTCAGAAGAATTTAAACAGAAAAACACTTAGTTTATTTCAGAAAAAGGTTCCACAAATTACCTAAGGAACCTTTTATTTGAAAGAATCTTCAAATTTACCAGTTATCACTTATCAGTCAGTGCTGTAGTGTCTTCATGTTTCATTGTATAAACATGAAAAATCAAAGCCTGCAGTACAACTAAAGCATGGAAATAGCATCCAATAAAATTTGGTTACTTGCATTAGTAGCTTTCGGTATTTTGAATGCCCTTTACTTTCTTCAGTAGCTGCAATCAAAGTTGTAAACTACTAAACTTAATTGTCTGGAAAATTCACCTAACCCTTAAGGTGGTTAGTTGTAGTtgcaatatatattttttcaaatagaaaaagaagaattttttattaagaGAAATAATGTACAAAAGAGGATGAGACATCCTCACATACATACAAAATATATGACTAAGACCTAATACAAAACATGTCAATTCCCTTGAATGTCTAATTAACAAAACATCCTTGAACAGGCCATGTGCTGAATACCAAAAGGAAACCAAGAAGAGAGTGTAATTGAAATGTACCCAACATAACACCTGCAATTCATTTATGAATTAACTGTTCCTAGCAACATTTAGAAGATAAATGGGATAACAGCCTTAACATTTTTAGGGAAATCTTCAAACTTAGAGAGATACCATTTCCTCGTTGCATAGCTCCTGCCCACCAAATAGAAAGTGGTGCCTATGGCAAAACACAATGAATACACAGTCTGAGAAATCATTGAAATCCCATAGAACACAGTAATCTCAAAGAGGTAATGTGGGCATATCACAAGCCCAAACAAGCCACCCTTTGGAATCTTGTACTCCTTTTCGCCCTCCCCTCGCAGTTTCGAAAGGAGGTAATGGTGGTAGAAGTTTCCAATGATACCAATGAGGAACACCGCAACCCCAGGGTACATGAGATCAATTTGTGGCTGTGGAAGCCCCTCTGTTACCGTTAGGTGCTGACTATAGGTCATAGTTGCAGCTGATACAAAATAACTCAGAGTGATGGGGATTGCAGAATCAAGATACATGTAGCCACTATATTTGTGGACAAACAACACCTACACAGCACAATCAAACAACATTTCTTAAAATTTATGAGAAACAGAAGATTAGAACATAAACAGAATGCATTACACATATATATTAAACAATAATCACTCATATCCAACCAAACAGCAAACtgttatttcttttattctaAGAAACTAATCACACAATTTCCAAGTCAATAGTAATAGTTACCAATTTGTGATTCCTTAGTCCATTTACCAAAAGTCTTAGACTCGACCCCGGGATGGAATTAACCTTAGCACGAGAGCCTTAGCCTTACCCCTTTGATGAGACCTCGTCATATTAGGACTAAAAATTATGGGTCATGTAccaaaaggaagaagagaaaaaagaaggggAAAGGGAGGAGGGGAGAATTCCCGTTGGGTCAAAATCTACTTTCATCACCGATGCCCTTTTCATCCTTGCTAAGAAATCTCCACAAAACCTACCAACCTAATTTCTAAATTGACTTTTAAGTAAACAAGAGactaatttcaaaaacaaaagagggactaaaaaaaactggaagagtaaaagagaagaaaaaccttAATTGCATACGAGTATACTTTGACCTATTTCCTAATACTAATCATCCCTAGAAGGCTAGAACTCTCTCTAAGACCTCCATAGATAGGTGATCAAATTAGTAGAAACTCTAGTAATAGATAAGACAGATAATAAATTGGAGAAATTTCAATGCACTCGCAAGTCTTtgaaacttttaattttaattctttctGTCCAAACTTGACACGCACATTCTCACCCCTTTCGTTGACCAAGACACAAATATTTTTGTCTCAGAAACAGAAAATTCATGATTTTCTCTAGAcatctaaaccctaaaaacgaAAAAATTGAatgttattattagttattagttattattatttactaCCTCTAAGTCTCTCTTGAGGAAATGGAGGGTAACAGCAGATTGGAGGAGGGTAGATCTGAGCCCCTCGTTAgggaagatgaagaacgaaacgaCGCCGGCAAGAAAAGCGGGAGTGTAGAGCATCAGCATCCCAGCTCTGCTTGACAGCTTGATCTGTTTAGAAGAGTCGCCGGTGGTGGCATTCCAGAATTTGGAATAGTTCAGATGCTTCCCTCTCATCTCCGAGAACCCCGTGTTCGTCAGCGACACCAGGCTCACCACCGACAAGGCTGAAACCACCAAAGACGGCGGCGGTGGGAAGAGGAACTTCAGTAGCGCAGACATTACCATGATCCTAGCTAGAGATGGTAATAATAGGCCCTACTTATTCTTCATGCTCATGCCTCATGCCTCATGCCTCATGCCTCATGCCTGATTGAGGCTTTTTATGTACATGTTTTTTCTAGGGCAATGCTACGGTGTAGATTTCAAATTGTCTACACATATGGAAGGACAGATGTCGAATAGAGGAGGAAGAATTCAGAAACGTACAAAACAAGATGGGATAAGGGCATAATAAGGCATTAAGGCTTGAAGAATTGGGACTCACAAAAGCTGAAAAAGCTTGTAACAAACTAATAATGGATCCACGTGTTTTTAAATTCCTTGCTAATGATTTTTATAACCATTTTTTAACGAGGtttatttatttacagtcatattaaaagaaaatttaaatggatacgaattttttttcataaagatAGCTTCACTTCAATTGCACGTGAAAAAATCGATGCACTAAAATATTGAATTTTAGTGATATACTAAAATCATTtgctatttttatattaattttgtgtTTAGAGTTTTATTATTAACGAGtattatatttgtattttatacaaaattaagatgatattattagtaaaaaattaattattaaatatccaTACATTAATGTTTTTCAGTATGAAtgaattattttgtaattttctacGGTTATTGTGTtgttagcaaaagaaaaataataatattttaataaatttataaatagattttaattttaattaaataattttttttattagactgtaataaataaataaaataatatgaagAGGAGACGATAATATTTTAAGTATAATATGTTATAAATTGGTCTAATTATATTgttattgtaatttaattttttaatatgattaCAAATAAACCTCAGTAAAAAATAGCGATGAGAATCAttagcaacaaattaaaaaacatgtgaatttattattataagtttttttattttttgtggattCTAACCCTTCAAACATTATCCCATCTAGGCATGGCAATTCTCTTGGGATTAGTGGGGAGcctaaaacaaaattttgggcccaaaaatttaatataaaaatttaagattaaatttatatgtaattttttaaatttttgaaggttatatttcattttttttgtgatttattaaagtagaagaactatttaTAGGTGTTGATATTGTAGAAGTTATATGTTTTTCTTCTTAAATATTAGtctttctcttaaaaaaaatgtatcaatttatatatcctgtaaaatatgtaaaaaaaataaaaaaaaaatattaaaatttataatatttattgatttttttaatcaatttatacaaatacaataatatcaatacttattgaatattctaatattttttatcatataaaaaattaaattaaataagcagtaatatataaaataatattaaattaaataaataaaaatacctaattttagaATGAGaagcaaaatatatttttataatgagAAACAAAACAACAAGCATGATAATTTTTGTTAGATAACTTTTTTTGTTAGATGTATTGTGAAGCTAATCAATGTCCATTCTAAAAATTATTATGCAATAAAAGCATGAGATAGAAATTGAATATGGGTACCCTACATTGTAGGAAAGCATTTGAACCAACTAAATTACTTTTTTGGGCAAATCACAATAATAAGTCAAGGAGAGCAAAATTTTACCCGATTCGGTCAAAACGAAAACTATTTCATAAATCCATGCACGTTTATATGTAGTTCAAACCAGCTAAATTCGAAttcatttctacataattcgaaccaggttggttcgaattataaccaaacacacgcacacactaattcgaactacACACTACAtcgtataattcgaattatgctgttaaaaaaattaataatttattaaaaaaattattaaaaaatttattaaaaaattaataatttaaaattaaaaaatatatattttatttcatacgttaaaaaaaagctaacaaaatatttaattacg
This window harbors:
- the LOC112778827 gene encoding uncharacterized mitochondrial protein AtMg00810-like, encoding MDPAVKLNSEEGELLSNITQYRRLIGRLLYLTLSRPDITYAVNKLSQFVSKPRVPHLQSVHHLLHYLKDTPGQGLYFAAASPLLLRAYADADWALCVDARRSITGYCVFFGDSLVSWKSVKQSTVLRSSAESEYRALAAVASEVTWMRGLLKDFHINIGSFSSVL
- the LOC112775406 gene encoding uncharacterized protein isoform X1; the encoded protein is MATVMSSVLLKLVFPPPASAVVSAVMVGSFLVLTYCGVSEMIGKHLNYSKFWNAATEKQKNKNIKLSSRVGMVLLYGPGFLAGAASFWLYPNEGLRSTLLNSAVTLHYFKRLFEVLFVHKYSGYMYLDSAIPITLSYFVSAATMTYSQHLTVTEGLPQPQIDLMYPGVAVFLIGIIGNFYHHYLLSKLRGEGEKEYKIPKGGLFGLVICPHYLFEITVFYGISMISQTVYSLCFAIGTTFYLVGRSYATRKWYLSKFEDFPKNVKAVIPFIF
- the LOC112775406 gene encoding uncharacterized protein isoform X2, translated to MVMSALLKFLFPPPPSLVVSALSVVSLVSLTNTGFSEMRGKHLNYSKFWNATTGDSSKQIKLSSRAGMLMLYTPAFLAGVVSFFIFPNEGLRSTLLQSAVTLHFLKRDLEVLFVHKYSGYMYLDSAIPITLSYFVSAATMTYSQHLTVTEGLPQPQIDLMYPGVAVFLIGIIGNFYHHYLLSKLRGEGEKEYKIPKGGLFGLVICPHYLFEITVFYGISMISQTVYSLCFAIGTTFYLVGRSYATRKWYLSKFEDFPKNVKAVIPFIF